In Zingiber officinale cultivar Zhangliang chromosome 8B, Zo_v1.1, whole genome shotgun sequence, a single genomic region encodes these proteins:
- the LOC122015344 gene encoding RNA polymerase I-specific transcription initiation factor rrn3-like — translation MGVEPQGNGFSVDGAEEGFISDSEAFASVINVLDGVRMAPSLVAQVDKEQYYYLVSVVNPGRKIGPVDEALTVTALKALTRAVFKIDIMYHGALLNNIFLTSIWDYDLETRNAFLELITTMATLPDKFLENCLHVLLCNFRPPNWLKAPFCHSKRWLMRKKEVHSELHLALHCITTLVPLAPVRLKCLIEKLMSRVTEDKYIMVTYVEGLLGLEKNEIGKFLGSTVMAKVVDLLTDLDVNIPWEDILQEEQNKSVFVIELGDSNQDDEHSSIKQNGVLKCNVFADKLDGLMVVVCDHLKSCADTGCLLEGFDRLSEIFRRAVLKLHKSKFTQFLIFYACSLDPDTCGLKFAILLTDIFVSKDEDPDSRMKAVAYLASYLSRAKFISSSLVTSILQRLVDWCFEYCQLQESREKMISPQADRIFYSGCQAVMYILCFRLRSISDVPHLKQLLFHLPLDSILCHPTLDPLKVCLPLIVQEFLRQASAARLFKKPMPYFYDDSFESEFSKAFGGIERLDMFFPFDPYLLKESDRFMRPNFEFWDNVRTTYSNFDGDEVDDELEDLDVPNFPDDAGGYEVHNDIDFDNEDDIELPMSKMSITPKPSFLHPIATNFSQPSLMPARIRPSQSPPSPRQGILSRREWRG, via the exons ATGGGGGTGGAACCACAAGGAAACGGATTTTCTGTAGATGGTGCAGAGGAGGGGTTCATCAGTGATTCTGAGGCTTTTGCTTCTGTTATAAATGTTCTCGATGGTGTTCGGATG GCTCCATCTTTAGTTGCTCAGGTTGATAAGGAGCAGTACTATTACCTGGTTTCTGTGGTGAATCCTGGAAGGAAAATTGGACCAGTTGATGAAGCTTTAACAGTG ACAGCATTGAAGGCACTAACAAGAGCCGTCTTCAAGATAGACATTATGTACCATGGCGCTCTATTAAATAAT ATTTTTCTAACATCCATATGGGACTATGATTTGGAGACAAGGAATGCATTCTTGGAATTGATCACTACAATG GCTACACTACCTGATAAATTTCTTGAAAATTGCTTACATGTGCTTTTGTGTAACTTTCGCCCACCCAATTGGCTAAAGGCGCCATTTTGTCACTCAAAAAGATGGCttatgagaaagaaagaagttcATAGCGAACTTCATTTGGCATTGCATTGTATTACTACTTTAGTACCTCTTGCTCCAGTGAGGCTGAAATGTTTAATTGAAAAACTGATGTCCAGAGTCACTGAAGATAAATAT ATTATGGTAACTTATGTGGAGGGTTTGCTTGGACTAGAAAAAAATGAAATTGGAAAATTCCTTGGAAGCACAGTAATGGCAAAAGTAGTAGATTTGCTCACAGACTTGGAT GTAAACATACCTTGGGAAGACATTCTACAGGAAGAACAGAACAAAAGTGTATTTGTGATTGAACTTGGAGATTCTAATCAAGATGATGAGCATTCT tCCATCAAACAAAATGGAGTTTTAAAGTGCAATGTTTTTGCCGACAAATTGGATGGCTTGATGGTGGTAGTTTGTGACCATCTTAAATCCTGTGCAGACACTGGTTGTTTATTAGAG GGATTTGATAGGCTCTCAGAAATCTTTCGAAGGGCGGTGCTAAAACTTCACAAGTCAAAATTTACTCAG TTCCTGATATTTTATGCTTGTTCGTTGGATCCTGACACATGCGGTTTGAAATTTGCTATTCTACTAACAGATATTTTTGTTTCAAAAGATGAAGATCCAGATTCCAG AATGAAGGCCGTTGCGTATCTTGCAAGTTATCTATCCCGTGCTAAGTTTATTTCTTCTTCCCTGGTCACAAGTATACTTCAAAG ATTGGTCGATTGGTGTTTTGAGTATTGTCAATTGCAAGAGAGTCGGGAAAAAATGATCAGCCCTCAAGCAGACCGAATCTTTTATTCTGGATGTCAG GCTGTGATGTACATTCTATGTTTTCGATTGCGATCAATCTCAGATGTTCCTCACCTGAAGCAGCTGCTCTTTCACCTGCCACTGGATTCTATCCTGTGCCATCCAACCTTGGATCCTCTTAAG GTGTGTTTGCCCTTGATCGTTCAAGAGTTCCTCAGACAAGCAAGTGCTGCCCGGTTGTTTAAGAAACCCATGCCTTATTTCTACGACGACTCGTTTGAATCTGAATTCTCAAAGGCTTTTGGAGGAATCGAGCGTTTGGACATGTTCTTCCCATTCGATCCATATCTTCTTAAAGAATCCGACAG ATTTATGCGCCCCAATTTTGAGTTCTGGGACAATGTGAGGACAACATACAGCAACTTCGACGGCGACGAAGTGGATGATGAGCTTGAGGACCTTGATGTTCCCAATTTCCCTGATGATGCAGGGGGCTACGAAGTGCATAACGATATTGACTTTGACAATGAAGATGACATCGAACTACCGATGAGCAAAATGTCAATCACCCCAAAGCCTAGCTTTCTGCACCCGATAGCCACCAACTTCAGCCAGCCTTCGCTGATGCCCGCAAGAATAAGACCGTCTCAAAGCCCTCCATCACCTCGACAAGGGATTTTATCCAGGAGGGAGTGGAGGGGTTGA
- the LOC122013816 gene encoding exopolygalacturonase-like, with amino-acid sequence MEQKQSAPAKRSRCLWGGNYGEKEARGTESEPQGIRVLAFSVGRLLKRLLDHVEGCKVQSIINNTFPQEERRGAPCCRHGEESVCDDQAAPPTRLSIRGIRAVARASGTYNVRDFGAKGNGVTDDSQAFMEAWKKACASSGRTKVLVPAGTYFLNPIEFSGPCKDVNDLIFQFHGTLKASTDLNKYVNRRGWVAFGWLDHLTLTGGGTFDAQGEVSWPFNKCPTQKNCNPLPSSLIIVNTNNTVVKDITTVNSKFFHIVLMNNNNFKGSGITIKAPVNSPNTDGIHLESNSGVTLSNSHIGTGDDCVSIGQGNSFVTISGIACGPGHGISIGSLGRYNTEKDVKNIIVRDSTFVDTVMGVRIKTWENSPVQTTVQNVTFENLIMKNVGSPVVVDQTYCPFAYCDHSASSRVQLKDIKFKDIRGTAAYREAMILKCSKGLPCQGLKLENIDLTSSGLYQAMSVCLDVRAQFSGKINPEPCK; translated from the exons ATGGAACAGAAGCAGTCGGCGCCGGCGAAACGATCTCGATGTCTGTGGGGAGGCAACTACGGCGAGAAGGAGGCGCGAGGGACGGAGTCAGAGCCGCAGGGGATTAGGGTTCTTGCCTTCTCGGTGGGAAGGCTTTTAAAGCGGCTATTGGATCACGTGGAG GGTTGTAAAGTTCAGAGTATTATTAATAATACTTTTCCGCAGGAAGAACGGAGGGGAGCGCCATGTTGTCGCCATGGCGAGGAAAGCGTTTGCGATGATCAAGCAGCGCCCCCTACTCGCCTCTCAATTCGAGGCATCCGAGCAG TGGCGAGGGCGAGCGGAACTTACAATGTGAGGGATTTCGGTGCCAAGGGCAACGGCGTGACTGATGACAGCCAG GCATTTATGGAAGCATGGAAAAAAGCTTGTGCATCATCTGGACGAACAAAGGTTTTGGTTCCCGCTGGAACATACTTCCTCAACCCTATCGAATTCAGTGGCCCTTGCAAAGATGTCAATGACCTGATATTCCAGTTTCAT GGAACATTGAAAGCGTCGACGGACTTGAACAAATACGTGAATCGTCGTGGTTGGGTGGCGTTCGGATGGCTAGACCACTTGACCTTGACTGGCGGAGGGACGTTCGATGCTCAAGGAGAAGTGTCTTGGCCATTCAACAAATGCCCAACACAGAAGAACTGCAATCCACTACCATCG TCACTCATCATTGTAAACACGAACAACACTGTTGTCAAGGATATAACAACTGTGAACAGCAAGTTCTTCCACatagttttgatgaataacaataACTTTAAAGGCAGTGGAATCACAATCAAGGCCCCAGTCAATAGCCCTAACACCGACGGTATTCACCTAGAGAGTAATTCCGGAGTGACCCTTTCCAATTCTCACATTGGCACGGGTGATGACTGTGTCTCCATTGGACAAGGCAACTCTTTCGTCACAATCAGTGGGATCGCTTGTGGTCCTGGCCATGGCATTAG TATTGGGAGCTTAGGAAGGTACAACACTGAGAAGGATGTCAAGAATATCATTGTGAGAGATAGTACTTTCGTTGACACGGTGATGGGAGTGCGCATCAAGACTTGGGAGAACTCGCCTGTTCAAACTACAGTTCAAAACGTAACCTTTGAAAATCTCATCATGAAGAATGTTGGAAGCCCCGTAGTCGTCGACCAAACTTATTGCCCCTTTGCCTATTGCGACCACTCG GCATCTTCGCGTGTGCAACTAAAAGACATCAAGTTCAAAGACATTCGAGGAACAGCAGCATATAGGGAGGCAATGATATTAAAATGCAGCAAAGGGCTACCGTGCCAAGGGCTTAAGCTCGAGAACATCGACCTCACGAGTTCAGGTCTCTACCAGGCAATGTCTGTCTGTCTTGATGTTCGAGCTCAATTTTCCGGCAAAATCAACCCTGAACCATGCAAGTGA